The Patescibacteria group bacterium region ACGCAGAGGCCGGCATCGCTCGCAAGAAGATTGCCGAAAGGCAGTCGAGGTATACCACAAGACGCGCCGCCGGCGAGCCAGTAATAGCTTCGCTCGCTACGGTCATACGGCGCCACAAGAATACCGGGGCAACTTCGTTGCCCGTGCCATCGCCCAGGATCGTGAACGACTCCAGCGCCAACTCGAGGAAGACCGTAAGAAATGGAGCATATGGTAATGCTCCCTTCACCGCCACACAGCCGTACCCATATTGGTACGGCTTATTTTTTATTTATGATTTACCGAGGATGTTGCGAGCGATAACGCGATCATCCCACGGAATCTTCTTGCCACCAGAAAGCGCCATCAGAGGCTCTGCGCCCTTACCAGTGACAACAATGGTATCGCCGCCACTCGCCTTTTGTATAGCCATCTCGATAGCTTTCTTACGATCAAGCTCGATTATCGGCTTATGAGTAGTAATACCCTTTGAAACTTCATCGATGATTATCTTTGGGTCTTCGTCATACGGATCTTCATCGGTCAAAATAATTTCATCACAAAACTGATCGGCAATCTTACCTAACTCGGGACGCTTCCATTTGTCGCGCCCACCACCAGCCGCCCCCAGCACACACACGAAGCGCTTTGCTTGCGGTTTGAGCGTCTCATACACTTTGGTAAGCGCATCGGGTGTATGCGCATAATCAACCACCACCGCAAATGGCGCACGAGAAATATATTCGAGTCGCCCCGGTACGCCTAAAACCTTACTCACGCCCTGACGCGTTGATTCGGGTGGAATATGGTGAGCGGATGCGACCGCAATCGCACACAAAATATTTTCCAGATTAAACTCACCTTCGAGCGCTGATTCAAAATGCGTCTTGTCGATTGTAAAAGAAATACCATGTTCAAACAGCACTTCGGAGGGCGAGACTGCGTGGAGCGAACTCTCGAGCAGGCGCGCATCTCGCGCGTATTCCCATACCTCTGCATGGGGAGCTGCATCAATAAACCTTTTTGCGTCTTTCATCGCCGCGTTGACTATAATATGTTTTTTCTTTTTCCACGAACTGTTGAGTGATCGGAAAATCTTGAGCTTTGCTTCGCGATATTGTTCAAATCCACCATGCGACTCGATATGCTCGGGTGTAAGATTGGTAATCGCAACCGTATCAAACGCAATATGCGCGTGGCGAAATTGCCGAGCACCTTCACTCGTCGTCTCAAGAATCACGATATCGCAACCCTTTGCTTTAGCATCAAATAAAAACTTTTGTACAAAAAAGCGCCCCGGCATCGTCATCTTTTTATCGTTTACTACCTCATCGCTACCAATACGAAACCTCAGTGAAGATGCCGACGCCGTTTTATGCCCCGCCTCTTCAAAGATGTGGTGCAAAATCTCTACTGTGGTTGATTTACCATTGGTACCCGTGACACCAATAACGGTAAGCTTGCGTGATGGAAACTGGTACCAGAGGGCAGCCGTGAGCGCCACGCACCAGTGATACGCAAGCATAATTGCCTGAGGGATTAGTTTTCTCATGCCCTCCCCTTACCGAGCATTCGTAATGCTTCTTTTATTTTTTGATCAACGCTTTCGAGATCGCGTGGAAGCTTATGGAGTGCGTCCCTCGCTTCGCGCACATTATAACCAAGCGATACGAGTGCATCGAGCGCGTCAGATTCTTCAGATGAGATGGTCACGCCGTCAGCACCACCAAGTTTATCTTTGAGCTCAAGCATTATTTTTTCGGCCGTCTTACGGCCAATACCCGAAATTTTTGTCAGATATACCGTCTCGCCTGACGCAATCGCCCGCCGGAGCGAATCGAGCGGCGCTACCGAGAGTACGCCGAGAGCCGAGCGCGGACCGATACCCGAGATACCGATGAGCATCTCAAACATCTCGAGCTCTGACATGGTGGCAAAACCGTAGAGCTCGAGCGCTGTCTCGCGCACCACCAAGTGTGTAAAAAGCTCGACGGGCTCACCTTTTTTGGGAAGCGTCTTTGCAGTCTCGAGTGATACCGAAACTTTATAGCCAACACCGCCCACATTGATGATGAGGTGCTTGGTACCACGAAACGCCAGAATGCCTGAGAGATGTGCTATCATAATCGTGTTTTAATCGTATGTCATTTCGCCTCGTCTCACAATTCCAACCATCGGGAGATCAGCCTCAAGCGATTGAGCAACTTTCGCGTGGACTTAAAGACAACAAACACTATCAAACACTTTTGGGAGTTACGGGTTCGGGTAAGACTTTTACGATGGCAAATATTATCGCCAACACCGGCAGGCCTGCGCTTATCTTGAGTCATAATAAAACTCTTGCCGCACAACTGTACGAAGAGTTCAAAGAGTTCTTTCCTGACAGCGCCGTACACTACTTCGTCAGCTACTACGACTACTATCAGCCCGAGGCATACATGCCAAATACTGATACCTATATAGAAAAGGATGCAAAAATCAATCAGTTTATCGACGAACTTCGTCACGCAGCAACACAGGCCGCGCTCACGCGCAAAGATTTGATTATCGTCGCCTCCGTATCAGCCATCTACGGCATTGGCGCACCGGAAGCGTATTTGAATTTTTCATTTACCATGCGCCGAGGCGAGCGTATGAGTCTCAAGGCGCTCTCGGCAAAACTTGCCGAGCTTCAATATATACGCAATGACATTGAGCGCAAACCGGGCACCTGGTCACGCAAAGGTGATTCGGTGGTCATCGCACTTCCATCAGGTGACCGGGTAGTACGCATCAACTTTTTTGGCGATGAGGTAGAAGAAGTCTTGGAAGGTCCGCTCGCGTTTGACACACAACTTGTATCTCAATCAGAAATTCGCATCTTCCCCGCCAAACACTTTATGACGCCTGAAGATGATATCAAACGGGCGGCGACTGCGATAGAAAAAGAGCTCGCTGAGCGAACGGGCGAGCTTGAAGAAAATGGGAAAGAGCTGGAAGCAGAACGATTGCGCAGGCGCGTACGCTATGATCTCCAAATGCTGCGCGAGACTGGCTACACATTGGGTATTGAAAACTACTCGCGGCATTTGGCAAACCGCGCGCCCGGAGAACCCCCCACCACCATGATTGACTATATGCCTGAAGGGTTTATCACCTTCGTCGACGAATCGCATATGACACTCCCCCAGATCCGAGGTATGCAGGCAGGTGACCGCGCACGCAAAACTACGCTCGTTGATTTTGGCTTTCGCCTGCCATCGGCACTCGACAATCGCCCACTTACTTTCGATGAATTCAAGAAAAAAATAGGACAGACTATTTTTGTATCCGCCACACCGAGTGCCTATGAAATTGCGCACGGCAATATCGTTGAACAACTCGTCCGTCCGACAGGGCTTCTCGATCCCACGGTCGAGGTACGCCCCGCCGGTAAACAAATCGCCGATACCGAAAAAGAAATAGTTATACGCGCAAAGAGAAAAGAACGCTCCTTGGTGATAGCGCTCACCAAAAAAATGGCCGAAGACATAGCCGAATATTTGGGTGAACGCGATCTCAAAATCGCATGGCTTCATTCGGAGGTAAAAACAATCGAGCGCTATGAGATTTTGCAACAATTGCGCCGAGGCGATGTTGATGCAGTGGTAGGCATCAACTTGCTTCGTGAAGGGCTTGATCTCCCCGAAGTATCGCTCATTTGTATCTTGGACGCGGACAAAGAAGGTTTTTTGCGCAACATCACCTCATTTATCCAAATAATGGGCCGCGCCTCGCGTCACCCACAGGGTCATGTTATTTTATATGCAGATAAAATGACCGACTCGATGCGCAACGCAATAGCCGAGACTACGCGCCGGCGTGCATATCAAGAAGCGTACAACAAAGCGCATGGCATCACACCGACCGCGCTCATTAAAGAAATACGCAAACCACTTTTTGCGGGCAAGAAAAAAATAGTCAAAGACGATATGCTCGCCATGTTTGGTAAAGACAAGCGATCGGTATCCGAGCTCAAAAAAGAAGTGGAGATGGAAATGCTTGAGGAGGCTGCACGCCTCAACTTTGAGCGCGCTGCCGAACTCCGCGATATTTTAAAAAATCTCTAACTGTACATAAAAAATGGAGTTGTTCTGCCGAACAACTCCCGATACTCTACGCCTGTGCTCTGTGCGGCGGAGCTTACCTCTCTTCTTCACGCTTACGGAACTCCGCATTCATGCGATTGAGAGATTTGCTCAACTCTTTGAGCTCGTTGGCAAAACCCTCAGCGACGAAACCAGCTTTGTTGTCTCCGAACTGTGCTCGCAGTGCCAACAGTGCGGCAACGCGCGCCCGAAGCTCTTTGCGCCTCTCGACATCTTCGATCGATACCATCTACCCCTCCACAAAGAATGGGACCCTACCTAGCAAAAGACTACCGACAAACACAAAAAGAGGCAAGTGCTCTCGCCTTCTTTTTAGTAGCTAGCATTGAGCTGCTGCCAACTCTCTATACCTTTTGGGCGAATTGCTTCTGACCCGACTTTGCACAGAGGACATTTTTCCGGTACCCAGATCGGCATTGAGTGGTTAATAAGCGAAATAATTTTCCTTCCATCAACCTCATTAAATCCCGACCTGTTTACTAAAACAGCTGTGTACGGCAAAACGGAACCGCCAGCTACCTCTACAGCTTGCGCGGTCAGACGAATACTACCGCCCGTATTGAGCACATCTTCGACGAGAAGAACTTTTTCTCCTAAACCTACTTTGGTATCAGTAAACACCATCGTCTTATGCTCGCCCTCCCCCGCTTTTGCAGGAGATGCCCACGCGCATAGGCGCCCTCGCTTTATAGTGACTTCTGTGGCTATACTTTCTGCCAGTCGCGTAGCGCCCGTCTGGGGACCAACAACGCGATCAATATCGTTGATATCAAATGACGAATCCTGTAAAAGTTGGTCAACCAAATCTCGTGAAGCTTCGCCGAGTAATGTCGCATCCTCGGTCACGAGTTTACTATTAAAATATCCTCCTGAATGTTTGCCCGATGTTAGTAGCGCATGAGGCCTTCGCGGATTGCTGTCATGAAGCCAAAATGCCTGCTTTTCCTGATATTTTTTAATCCAATCACCAACCATATTGTTTTTTAGTGTAACAGATATGCGGTGTCTTGACTCAAAAGAAGAAAACGGGTACTCTGGAGTCCATGCCGAATACAGCATCAGCAACCAAGGCTTTACGCCAATCAGAACGCCGTCGCATACTCAATGTGCGCCGCAAGCGTTCACTTCGTGATGTTCTCAAACAATTTGAGAAAGCCGTCCTTGCCAAAAATAAGGCTGAAGCTATCAAGCTTTTCCCTGCGGTACAAAAGGCACTCGATAAGACCTCAAAATCAGGATTGATAAAGAAAAACAACTCCGCGCGTAGAAAGTCCCGCCTATCGGCACAAATCAAAAAACTCGGCTAGCGAGTAGGAGTGAGTAGAAATTGAAGAAACCTTGTCTCCAAGGTTTCTTTTTTTCGCATATCGCTCATCTCAAGAAGCTGGAGATAGGCCTCTTCAATCTGACCGCGTGAGAAATTATGTGTTTGTGCCCTTGCCTTCCCCAATACAAATGGCTTCATATCCCCCGTGTTTCCTGATGCTACGCGCACCAAATTTTTGATATGCCACATAAAGGGGCGCATTATATCTTCTAGCTTAACCCCTGAGCGCACGCACCGCTCAAATAAAAGTGCGGCGCGAGCACGCTCCCCCGAACCCCACAGGTCACCAAGCAAAAATAAATCATTTTTGGTTGGGGCAGAAGTATCGCCCTCCAAGACTCCTCCTCCCAAGAGAGCTTTTTCGAGCTCGCGCGAAAAGCGTTCGGGCGCATTGGTATACAAGAGCCAGAGTGACTCTTTGGTAGCGACATCCACCGTCGTACCAACTTCTTTCGCTTGCCCATCAATGTACGCGGAAAAATTCTGGCGAGTAAAATCGGTAAATTCTTCTTTTTTATTTGCGTATTTTTCTATATCGTTAAAAATCTTATTTTTTATAGGCACGCCCTCCTCCCAAAAAACTATAACCGAATCATCCTCAGTCCAGCGCACAAGATGAGATTTGAGTGCATCACGCATATCGACATCCAACATGCTCGCATGTTGGATGATATAAAAATCTTTGGAATCAAAGAGCGATCCCGAGCCAATCAGCGTAAGGCGCTCGCCACCCGCCTCGTCGGTACAATCAATCATCTCCCAGGCGGGGCCCGCTTCGCGCCTAAATCGTACGGCAAAACGCTCCAACATCCCACGAGATGCGGTAGTGTTCGAACCGTACAAAAGGTAGATCATTTTCCTATGTAGTTTGCCTCGAGAACTTTTTTGATCGTCTCTACGATTTCTTGCGGAGTGTGATGTGCCTTGATCATAAATTCAGATGCACCTAACTTCATTGCTTTATCAACATCATCGCGTGAACCAAGGTTTGAAATGATGATAACGGGAATGGACGCGTAGTCGTGTTGAGCCTTGAGCTCAGTAAGAATCTCAAAACCGCCCTTACCGGGCAAAACCAAATCAAGTAAAATAATGTGTGGCTGATCTTTGTGTACTGCGGCAAACGCCTCATCGGCATTGATTGCCTCGGTGACCGTAAACCCCTCGTGTTTTATTTTTTCTACCAGCAACCCGCGTAAAAATTTATCATCTTCTACGACAAGTATTTTCATCTCGCCTCGTTTGAGCATTGATGATATAGGTACCGATTGATCGCCTGATGTCATGGAGCTAGACTAGCATATTAGAGTGCGGCTACAAAGGGTCCGGCAGGTGGATTGACGGGACTCTTGGGTGATGATGCACGCGGGATACGGATAAGAAATGTCGTACCCCTGCCTTCTTCTGAATGAAATGAAATATCGCCGCCGTGTGCGGTAATAATATTTTTTGTGATAAATAAGCCGAGACCCGTGCCCTCTGTCTCCATATGCATAACATTGGAACCTCGATAAAAGCGAGTAAACATGCGTGGTTGATCTTCTTTTGAGATACCGATACCCGTATCACTTATCTTGATGATCGCAAAAGTGCCATCAGACTCAAAGCGCACCGATACCGTGCCGCCCGCTGCTGTGTAGCGAATAGCATTTTCGATAATGTTGCCGATGGCGATAGAAAGACGGTCGGGATCGGCGTTAAGGATGACGAGATCATCCGAAGCTTTGCTAAGCGTAAGAATAATATTTTTTACTTTTGCTAAAATCATCTTCTCATCGACAATCTTTTTGATAAACGCGACAATATTCATCTCTTCAAACTTATACCCAAACTTCCCCTCTTCAATGCGGGCGGCATCCAACAAATTATGTACAAGCCGTATCATCGACTCATTTGCGATCGTTCCCTTCTCGACCGCCTCGCGCTGATTTTTGGTGACCTTACCAAAATCTCCATCAACTATGCCCTGATATACCCATTTTTGGATTGAAAGTGGCGTACGCAGTTGGTGAGCAGCGATTGAGATAAATTCTGATTTAAGCTTTGAGATTTCTTCTTGACGATCTTTTGCTTCTTGAATATGCTCGGCCATTTCATTAAAAAAAATGCCGAGCACACCAACCTCGTCTTTACGCGAGACACTGATATGTACTTTGAAATTACCAGCGCCGATGCGTTTGACAGCTTCGGTCAAGACAGAAAGCGGGCGCGCGATATGCCGCGTCACCATGATGGCAGCAAAAGTAGCGATGATACATACAAAAAGAAAAATAAGAACAAATTGGATGCTGATCGTCTCGATCAGTGCTGACGCATCACTAGGCGCGAGTACCGCACGAATGCGCGACTGGTAGGTGGCCGCGAAAAAGAGTGAAGCAATCGCCATCGGAAAAATACCGAGCGCGAGCAAGGTGAAAAAAAATCGAAAGAACAGTGAGTGCCGAATCTTGAGATTCATACGAATATCCTTAGTATATCCCTAAAAGACCATCGGGGTCATCTCCTGCCAATTCGCACCACGCTTCACCTCGGCGATAATGGGTACCGAAAACTCGGGTACTCGCTCCATGATCGCTTTGATCGTACCTATGGTCTCGGCGATTTTTTCTTTTTTGATTTCAAAGACAAGTTCATCGTGCACCTGCAACAACATGCGCACATCACGATTATGAGGTGAGAGTTTAAGCTCACGGGCAATATCTATCATTGCGCGCTTTACGATATCGGCCGCGGTCCCCTGCACGGGCGCGTTGACCGCCATCCGTTCAGATTCTTTGCGGATATATTCAAATGATGAGCGGAGGTTGGGTAAAAACCGCTTGCGACCAAAAAAAGTTTTGACATACCCCCTCTCTCTTCCCTCGCGCACCGTGCGCTCGCGGTATTCTTCGATACCGGGAAATTCTTGTAGATAGTTATCGAGTGCCACCTCAGCTTCGGCAACTGTCATACCTCCAGTCTCAGCGAGAGCGCGTGCGCCCATGCCGTACAAAATACCAAAATTAACTGTCTTTGCACGCCTACGCATCTCTGGCGTGACATCGTCAGTACTAACATGAAAAATTTCTGACGCAGTGCGTGTATGCACATCCTCACCAACCTGAAACGCGCGAGTCAGCTTGCCATCACCTGAGAGTTGCGCGGCGATTCTGAGCTCGAGCTGTGAATAATCAAAAGAAAAAAGTTCAAACCCCTTGGGCACGGTAAACGCACGCCTGATACTGCGACCGAGTTCTGATTTGATGGGGATATTTTGCAGATTGGGATTTGAAGATGACAATCGTCCGGTGGCCGCCCCTGTCTCATTAAAACTTGTATGAACGCGCCCATCAGATCCAACGAGTTTTGGGAGTGCCGTAATATAGGTAGAGAGAAGTTTTGAAATTTCACGATACCGAATGAGCATATCGATAATCGGATGTAGTTCGCGTAACTTTACAAGCTCTGAGAACTGCGTCGATACTGCCTTGGTAGAGGTCTTGCGGATCCCCTTGGTAGACAACCCCAACTTTTCAAAGAGTATAACCGAGAGCTGTTTTGGCGAGTTGATATCAAATTCTTCGCCCGCGGCTTTCCATATTTCAGCCTCAAGCGCGTGCTCTAGGTACTCCGCCTCTTTTGAAAGTTTTGCGAGCACCGTGATATCGAGCGTGATACCCACTTCCTCCATCTCAAATAAAATGGCGACGAGTGGTAATTCGAAATCAAAATAGATACCTGCTAAATCTTGCTGCTCAACTTTATTCTTGAGAGCACTTGCGAGTCGTGCCATCTCGGTGATGCTCAACGGCCTACCCTCGAGCAGGTCGCTTAGCGACAACCCCCTCTCATCGGGGTTTAAAATCCACGCGCCAAGCTTCGTATCAAAACTGACGGGAAACGCAGCGCCCAAAAAAGTCATGAGCGCATGCGCATCGTGTACGATTGTTTCTTTTGAGTTTCTTAAAATATCTAAAAGGGTCGCGCGTTGTGCGGGCGGCACACTATATTCGCGCTCATCAATACCGAGTA contains the following coding sequences:
- a CDS encoding UDP-N-acetylmuramoyl-L-alanyl-D-glutamate--2,6-diaminopimelate ligase, encoding MRKLIPQAIMLAYHWCVALTAALWYQFPSRKLTVIGVTGTNGKSTTVEILHHIFEEAGHKTASASSLRFRIGSDEVVNDKKMTMPGRFFVQKFLFDAKAKGCDIVILETTSEGARQFRHAHIAFDTVAITNLTPEHIESHGGFEQYREAKLKIFRSLNSSWKKKKHIIVNAAMKDAKRFIDAAPHAEVWEYARDARLLESSLHAVSPSEVLFEHGISFTIDKTHFESALEGEFNLENILCAIAVASAHHIPPESTRQGVSKVLGVPGRLEYISRAPFAVVVDYAHTPDALTKVYETLKPQAKRFVCVLGAAGGGRDKWKRPELGKIADQFCDEIILTDEDPYDEDPKIIIDEVSKGITTHKPIIELDRKKAIEMAIQKASGGDTIVVTGKGAEPLMALSGGKKIPWDDRVIARNILGKS
- the ruvA gene encoding Holliday junction branch migration protein RuvA, which encodes MIAHLSGILAFRGTKHLIINVGGVGYKVSVSLETAKTLPKKGEPVELFTHLVVRETALELYGFATMSELEMFEMLIGISGIGPRSALGVLSVAPLDSLRRAIASGETVYLTKISGIGRKTAEKIMLELKDKLGGADGVTISSEESDALDALVSLGYNVREARDALHKLPRDLESVDQKIKEALRMLGKGRA
- the uvrB gene encoding excinuclease ABC subunit UvrB encodes the protein MSFRLVSQFQPSGDQPQAIEQLSRGLKDNKHYQTLLGVTGSGKTFTMANIIANTGRPALILSHNKTLAAQLYEEFKEFFPDSAVHYFVSYYDYYQPEAYMPNTDTYIEKDAKINQFIDELRHAATQAALTRKDLIIVASVSAIYGIGAPEAYLNFSFTMRRGERMSLKALSAKLAELQYIRNDIERKPGTWSRKGDSVVIALPSGDRVVRINFFGDEVEEVLEGPLAFDTQLVSQSEIRIFPAKHFMTPEDDIKRAATAIEKELAERTGELEENGKELEAERLRRRVRYDLQMLRETGYTLGIENYSRHLANRAPGEPPTTMIDYMPEGFITFVDESHMTLPQIRGMQAGDRARKTTLVDFGFRLPSALDNRPLTFDEFKKKIGQTIFVSATPSAYEIAHGNIVEQLVRPTGLLDPTVEVRPAGKQIADTEKEIVIRAKRKERSLVIALTKKMAEDIAEYLGERDLKIAWLHSEVKTIERYEILQQLRRGDVDAVVGINLLREGLDLPEVSLICILDADKEGFLRNITSFIQIMGRASRHPQGHVILYADKMTDSMRNAIAETTRRRAYQEAYNKAHGITPTALIKEIRKPLFAGKKKIVKDDMLAMFGKDKRSVSELKKEVEMEMLEEAARLNFERAAELRDILKNL
- a CDS encoding phosphoribosyltransferase family protein; translation: MVGDWIKKYQEKQAFWLHDSNPRRPHALLTSGKHSGGYFNSKLVTEDATLLGEASRDLVDQLLQDSSFDINDIDRVVGPQTGATRLAESIATEVTIKRGRLCAWASPAKAGEGEHKTMVFTDTKVGLGEKVLLVEDVLNTGGSIRLTAQAVEVAGGSVLPYTAVLVNRSGFNEVDGRKIISLINHSMPIWVPEKCPLCKVGSEAIRPKGIESWQQLNASY
- the rpsT gene encoding 30S ribosomal protein S20, yielding MPNTASATKALRQSERRRILNVRRKRSLRDVLKQFEKAVLAKNKAEAIKLFPAVQKALDKTSKSGLIKKNNSARRKSRLSAQIKKLG
- a CDS encoding response regulator, which encodes MTSGDQSVPISSMLKRGEMKILVVEDDKFLRGLLVEKIKHEGFTVTEAINADEAFAAVHKDQPHIILLDLVLPGKGGFEILTELKAQHDYASIPVIIISNLGSRDDVDKAMKLGASEFMIKAHHTPQEIVETIKKVLEANYIGK
- a CDS encoding HAMP domain-containing sensor histidine kinase; this translates as MNLKIRHSLFFRFFFTLLALGIFPMAIASLFFAATYQSRIRAVLAPSDASALIETISIQFVLIFLFVCIIATFAAIMVTRHIARPLSVLTEAVKRIGAGNFKVHISVSRKDEVGVLGIFFNEMAEHIQEAKDRQEEISKLKSEFISIAAHQLRTPLSIQKWVYQGIVDGDFGKVTKNQREAVEKGTIANESMIRLVHNLLDAARIEEGKFGYKFEEMNIVAFIKKIVDEKMILAKVKNIILTLSKASDDLVILNADPDRLSIAIGNIIENAIRYTAAGGTVSVRFESDGTFAIIKISDTGIGISKEDQPRMFTRFYRGSNVMHMETEGTGLGLFITKNIITAHGGDISFHSEEGRGTTFLIRIPRASSPKSPVNPPAGPFVAAL
- a CDS encoding DNA polymerase I is translated as MAREPKKLVILDAHALIHRSFHALPSFASPSGEPLGAVYGVSAVLLKLIRDLHPTHIVAAFDREEPTFRHIVYENYKATRSETKSDLIPQFDKVKEVFRAFGIPILEAPGFEADDILGTLVEKFKKEKDLTIIIASGDMDTMQLIDDKRVMVYTLRKGIDDTILYDEDRVLERFGFGPKLIADYKGLKGDPSDNIIGIKGIGEKSATDLIKHYGSLEEMYAKLKKEKKSPTFLKERIKKLLLEGEEDAFFSKELATIRRDAPVEADLDSMIFASIPTEEVSKIFRKFHFPSLISRLGDAGAPPKKEEEKPIVVRQELEDGTASGSRVVLFFGEEGLILGIDEREYSVPPAQRATLLDILRNSKETIVHDAHALMTFLGAAFPVSFDTKLGAWILNPDERGLSLSDLLEGRPLSITEMARLASALKNKVEQQDLAGIYFDFELPLVAILFEMEEVGITLDITVLAKLSKEAEYLEHALEAEIWKAAGEEFDINSPKQLSVILFEKLGLSTKGIRKTSTKAVSTQFSELVKLRELHPIIDMLIRYREISKLLSTYITALPKLVGSDGRVHTSFNETGAATGRLSSSNPNLQNIPIKSELGRSIRRAFTVPKGFELFSFDYSQLELRIAAQLSGDGKLTRAFQVGEDVHTRTASEIFHVSTDDVTPEMRRRAKTVNFGILYGMGARALAETGGMTVAEAEVALDNYLQEFPGIEEYRERTVREGRERGYVKTFFGRKRFLPNLRSSFEYIRKESERMAVNAPVQGTAADIVKRAMIDIARELKLSPHNRDVRMLLQVHDELVFEIKKEKIAETIGTIKAIMERVPEFSVPIIAEVKRGANWQEMTPMVF